A window of the Thermodesulfobacteriota bacterium genome harbors these coding sequences:
- a CDS encoding zinc ABC transporter substrate-binding protein — protein MRRARPLASVLLLLGALALASCEAPGKRGGFEAAAPKDLSGRKIAVVATTGMVAELAAQVGGDRVEVRALMGPGVDPHLYKASEGDVIRMASADAVFFNGLHLEGKMAEVFERMKGRIRTFAVTDAIDREKLLRPPEFEGAYDPHVWFDVTLWMDASRAAEGAFAEMDPAHADVYRANGKRYRERLEALDRYVRERASSVPPEKRVLITAHDAFNYFGRAYGFQVRGLQGISTVSEAGAADIQALARLIAENGIPAVFVESSVPPRYIEALQEAVQARGFRVRIGGSLFSDAMGDPGTPEGSYDGMVRHNIDTIAAALSGSADPRRGGAGGGER, from the coding sequence ATGAGGCGCGCCCGTCCGCTCGCCTCCGTCCTTTTGCTCCTGGGAGCGCTTGCCCTCGCATCCTGCGAGGCGCCCGGGAAGCGGGGCGGCTTCGAGGCCGCCGCGCCGAAGGATCTGTCCGGGCGGAAGATCGCCGTCGTGGCCACCACCGGCATGGTCGCGGAGCTGGCGGCGCAGGTCGGCGGAGATCGGGTCGAGGTGCGCGCCTTGATGGGACCCGGCGTGGATCCGCACCTCTACAAGGCGAGCGAGGGCGACGTCATCCGTATGGCTTCCGCGGACGCGGTCTTCTTCAACGGCCTTCACCTCGAGGGGAAGATGGCGGAGGTCTTCGAGCGGATGAAGGGGCGCATCCGGACCTTCGCGGTGACGGACGCGATCGACCGGGAAAAGCTGCTGCGCCCCCCCGAGTTCGAAGGGGCCTACGACCCCCACGTCTGGTTCGACGTGACGCTCTGGATGGACGCATCGAGGGCCGCGGAAGGGGCTTTCGCAGAGATGGACCCGGCGCATGCGGACGTCTATCGCGCGAACGGGAAGAGGTACCGGGAACGGCTGGAAGCGCTCGACCGGTACGTCAGGGAGCGGGCCTCCTCCGTGCCGCCCGAAAAGCGGGTGCTCATCACCGCCCACGACGCCTTCAACTACTTCGGGAGAGCCTACGGCTTCCAGGTCCGCGGGCTCCAGGGGATCAGCACTGTGTCCGAGGCGGGCGCGGCCGACATCCAGGCGCTGGCCCGCCTGATCGCGGAGAACGGGATCCCGGCCGTCTTCGTCGAGTCGTCGGTGCCGCCCCGCTACATCGAGGCGCTGCAGGAAGCGGTCCAGGCGCGGGGGTTCCGCGTGCGGATCGGGGGAAGCCTCTTCTCCGACGCCATGGGCGATCCCGGCACGCCGGAGGGGAGCTACGACGGGATGGTGCGCCACAACATCGATACGATCGCCGCCGCGCTGTCCGGATCCGCCGATCCGAGGCGGGGGGGCGCGGGAGGAGGGGAACGTTGA
- a CDS encoding metal ABC transporter ATP-binding protein yields MTLSEGGAPAIQVDDLTVAYGERPVLWDVDMEVPPGVLMAVVGPNGAGKTTLIKAVTGLIRPVAGSVEIFGKPYPEQRHLVGYVPQRSSVDWDFPTTVLDVVMMGRYGGLGWLRRPGKAERTLALEALDKVGMAEFSGRQIRQLSGGQQQRVFLARAIVQDAHVYLMDEPFQGVDATTERAIVALLKDMRGRGKTVVVVHHDLQTVPEYFDWVTLLNVRCVASGPVDQVFTDRNLRLAYGGRVSYLSHHGPGETLSGEG; encoded by the coding sequence TTGACGCTTTCCGAAGGCGGCGCGCCGGCCATCCAGGTGGACGACCTGACCGTGGCCTACGGGGAGAGGCCGGTGCTGTGGGACGTCGACATGGAGGTCCCCCCGGGCGTCCTGATGGCGGTGGTGGGCCCCAACGGCGCGGGGAAGACGACGCTGATCAAGGCCGTCACCGGGCTGATCCGGCCGGTCGCGGGCAGCGTCGAGATCTTCGGGAAGCCGTACCCGGAGCAGCGGCACCTGGTGGGATACGTCCCCCAGCGCAGCAGCGTGGACTGGGACTTCCCCACGACGGTCCTCGACGTCGTCATGATGGGGCGGTACGGCGGGCTGGGGTGGCTCCGGCGTCCGGGCAAGGCCGAGCGGACGCTCGCGCTGGAGGCGCTGGACAAGGTCGGGATGGCCGAGTTCTCCGGCCGCCAGATCCGCCAGCTCTCCGGAGGGCAGCAGCAGCGGGTCTTCCTCGCGCGGGCGATCGTTCAGGACGCGCACGTCTACCTGATGGACGAGCCGTTCCAGGGGGTGGACGCGACGACCGAGCGCGCCATCGTGGCGCTCCTTAAGGACATGCGGGGGCGCGGGAAGACCGTCGTGGTCGTCCACCATGATCTGCAGACCGTCCCGGAGTATTTCGACTGGGTGACGCTGCTCAACGTGCGGTGCGTGGCGAGCGGTCCCGTGGACCAGGTTTTCACCGACCGGAACCTCCGCCTGGCCTACGGCGGGCGCGTCTCCTACCTTTCGCACCACGGTCCCGGCGAGACGCTTTCCGGGGAAGGGTGA
- a CDS encoding ATP-binding protein — protein sequence MDELRPLFTRRMLIAAWLPCLAITVLHYRVGPHHAWVHDVLRRLYYLPILFAAFSGGTRGGVAVSVFASLVYLPHAFTRLLGHDPGDALEKGLEILLYNIVAVAAGLLVDRERRERAKQEQLAQRLGEALDEQRRTEAQLIRAGRLGALGELTAGIAHEIKNPLHGLKGTAEILRDAIPDGAPERRMLDLHISEIDRLGSTADRFLSFARPLAADRRPVEPRALVERVAALISAQARKEGVETTVDLPGPGEIPRVTGDPELLAQLLLNIALNGVQAMAPAGGGRLTLGVRAVREGPRRFVRFRIANDGPHIPEDRLEKIFDPFYTTRDGGTGLGLSICSRIADQHEGVLEVRNLPGGKGVEFTLTLGAEKRG from the coding sequence ATCGCGGCCTGGCTTCCGTGCCTGGCGATCACCGTCCTGCATTACCGCGTCGGCCCCCATCACGCGTGGGTCCACGACGTCCTCCGCCGGCTCTACTACCTGCCGATCCTCTTCGCCGCCTTTTCGGGCGGCACCCGCGGCGGCGTCGCCGTCTCCGTCTTCGCCTCGCTGGTCTATCTCCCCCACGCTTTCACCCGGCTGCTGGGGCACGATCCGGGAGACGCGCTCGAAAAAGGGCTCGAGATCCTTTTGTATAACATCGTCGCCGTCGCGGCCGGCCTCCTCGTGGACCGCGAGCGGCGGGAGCGCGCGAAGCAGGAGCAACTGGCGCAGCGGCTGGGCGAGGCGCTCGATGAGCAACGGAGGACGGAGGCGCAGCTCATCCGCGCGGGACGCCTCGGGGCGCTGGGGGAGCTGACCGCGGGGATCGCGCACGAGATCAAGAACCCGCTCCACGGCCTCAAGGGGACGGCGGAGATCCTGCGGGACGCCATCCCGGACGGCGCTCCGGAGCGCAGGATGCTGGATCTCCACATCTCGGAGATCGACCGGCTCGGAAGCACCGCCGACCGGTTCCTCTCCTTCGCGAGGCCGCTTGCCGCCGACCGGCGGCCGGTCGAGCCGCGCGCGCTGGTCGAGCGCGTTGCGGCGCTGATCTCCGCGCAGGCGCGGAAGGAGGGTGTGGAGACGACGGTCGATCTCCCCGGCCCGGGGGAGATCCCGCGCGTGACCGGGGACCCCGAGCTGCTGGCCCAGCTCCTGCTCAACATCGCGCTGAACGGCGTGCAGGCGATGGCCCCCGCCGGCGGCGGCCGGCTGACGCTCGGGGTGCGCGCGGTGAGGGAGGGGCCAAGGCGATTCGTGCGCTTCCGGATCGCGAACGACGGCCCGCACATCCCGGAGGACCGGCTGGAGAAGATCTTCGACCCGTTCTACACTACGCGGGACGGCGGCACGGGGCTCGGACTGTCCATCTGCTCGCGCATCGCGGACCAGCACGAAGGAGTCCTCGAGGTGAGGAACCTTCCGGGAGGGAAAGGGGTGGAGTTCACGTTGACCCTGGGGGCGGAGAAGCGCGGATGA
- a CDS encoding metal ABC transporter permease, whose protein sequence is MTAPQIEIQVIAVLVAVSCALPGTFLVLRRMAMMSDAISHAILLGIVLAFFATGDLTSPLLVAAAAMTGVLTVSLVELLNRTGLVREDAAMGLTFPALFSIGVILVARYAGSIHLDTDSVLLGELAFAPFNRLTVWGYDIGPRALYMMAGIAALNVLFIAVFYKELKLATFDPALAAVLGFSPGVLHYASMALVSLTAVGSFDAVGSILVVALMIAPPATAYLLVDRLSHMLALSALLGAAGAVAGYWVAHVLDASIAGSMASMSGLLFVAAYLAAPQRGLVSILLRRARQRLEFAQRMLIVHLYHHEGVPEADRENRVEHLHAHLKWKRSFAERVVFAAGKKGLLERRDGFLALTDDGRNAAREAIAG, encoded by the coding sequence GTGACCGCCCCGCAGATCGAGATCCAGGTCATCGCCGTGCTGGTGGCGGTCTCCTGCGCGCTGCCCGGGACGTTCCTGGTCCTGCGCCGGATGGCGATGATGAGCGACGCCATCAGCCACGCCATCCTCCTCGGGATTGTTTTGGCGTTCTTCGCGACAGGGGACCTCACGTCGCCGCTGCTCGTCGCCGCCGCCGCAATGACCGGCGTGCTGACGGTGAGCCTTGTGGAGCTGCTGAACCGGACGGGGCTCGTCCGGGAGGACGCCGCCATGGGGTTGACGTTCCCCGCGCTGTTCAGCATCGGGGTCATCCTCGTTGCGCGGTATGCGGGCAGCATCCACCTGGACACCGACTCCGTCCTGCTGGGGGAGCTCGCGTTCGCGCCCTTCAATCGTCTGACGGTGTGGGGGTACGACATCGGCCCGAGGGCGCTCTACATGATGGCGGGGATTGCGGCGCTGAACGTCCTGTTCATCGCGGTCTTCTACAAGGAGCTCAAGCTCGCCACGTTCGATCCGGCGCTGGCCGCGGTCCTCGGATTCTCCCCCGGGGTTCTCCATTACGCCTCGATGGCGCTGGTTTCCCTGACGGCGGTCGGCTCCTTCGACGCGGTGGGTTCGATCCTCGTGGTGGCGCTGATGATCGCCCCTCCCGCGACGGCCTATCTCCTCGTCGACCGGCTGTCGCACATGCTCGCGCTGAGCGCGCTCCTGGGGGCCGCGGGCGCGGTGGCCGGCTACTGGGTGGCGCACGTCCTCGACGCCTCCATCGCCGGCTCCATGGCCTCCATGTCCGGGCTGCTGTTCGTCGCGGCGTACCTGGCCGCCCCGCAGCGCGGACTGGTCTCCATCCTGCTGCGGCGAGCGCGGCAGCGGCTGGAATTCGCGCAGAGGATGCTCATCGTCCACCTGTACCACCACGAGGGCGTCCCGGAGGCGGACCGGGAGAACCGCGTCGAGCATCTCCACGCGCACCTGAAATGGAAGCGCTCCTTCGCGGAGCGCGTCGTCTTCGCGGCCGGGAA
- a CDS encoding metal ABC transporter permease produces the protein MGTALDLLGELVWNHTLRTVGTGAIFLGIVNGVLGSFAVLRKQSLLGDAISHAALPGIALAFLLTGSKSNLSLLLGAAAAGWIGTLFIMSVVKNTRIKYDTALGLVLSVFFGFGLILLTYIQRMPVAAQAGLDTFLFGQAATLLRRDVLTIGILGAGVLAVVLAFWKEFKLLCFDPDFAHSLGFSVRALDILVTTLLVTSIVIGLQTVGVVLMSAMVVAPAAAARQWTDRLGTMVVVSALFGALAGGSGALASSVTAHLPTGPTIVVCLSAIVIVSLLLAPNRGIVWNWARERANRRRIMTDAVLADLYVLAVRHEDPGHGHPISVLRAMSMGHGGVDRSLKLLRQRGLVRKTETVTWSLTPAGLEEARRLAGKGDGEETP, from the coding sequence ATGGGGACGGCGCTGGATCTCCTGGGAGAGCTGGTCTGGAACCATACCCTCCGGACCGTCGGGACGGGGGCGATCTTCCTGGGGATCGTCAACGGCGTCCTGGGCTCCTTCGCCGTCCTCCGGAAACAGAGCCTGCTGGGCGATGCCATCTCCCACGCCGCGCTGCCGGGAATCGCCCTGGCGTTCCTCCTGACGGGGAGCAAGTCGAACCTGTCCCTCCTCCTGGGCGCAGCGGCCGCCGGATGGATCGGCACGCTGTTCATCATGAGCGTTGTGAAGAACACCCGGATCAAGTACGACACCGCGCTCGGCCTGGTGCTGTCCGTCTTCTTCGGCTTCGGGCTGATCCTTTTGACCTACATCCAGCGGATGCCCGTGGCGGCCCAGGCGGGGCTCGACACGTTCCTGTTCGGGCAGGCCGCGACGCTGCTTAGGCGGGACGTCTTGACGATCGGGATCCTGGGAGCGGGAGTCCTCGCCGTCGTCCTCGCGTTCTGGAAGGAGTTCAAGCTGCTCTGCTTCGATCCCGACTTCGCCCACAGCCTCGGCTTTTCCGTGCGGGCGCTCGATATCCTCGTGACCACCCTCCTCGTCACTTCGATCGTGATCGGCCTTCAGACCGTCGGGGTCGTGCTGATGAGCGCGATGGTCGTCGCGCCGGCGGCGGCGGCGCGGCAGTGGACCGACCGCCTCGGAACGATGGTCGTTGTTTCCGCTCTTTTCGGGGCGCTGGCGGGAGGCAGCGGGGCATTGGCTAGCAGCGTCACGGCGCACCTGCCCACGGGGCCGACGATCGTCGTCTGCCTGAGCGCGATCGTGATCGTCTCCCTGCTGCTGGCGCCGAACCGGGGAATCGTCTGGAACTGGGCGCGGGAGCGCGCCAACCGGCGCCGCATCATGACCGATGCGGTCCTGGCCGACCTGTACGTGCTGGCCGTGCGGCACGAGGATCCGGGCCACGGCCACCCGATCTCCGTCCTGCGAGCCATGAGCATGGGGCACGGAGGCGTCGACCGGAGTCTGAAGCTGCTCCGGCAGCGGGGGCTCGTCCGGAAGACGGAAACGGTGACGTGGTCCCTCACGCCGGCGGGGCTGGAGGAGGCACGGCGGCTTGCCGGGAAGGGGGACGGGGAGGAGACGCCGTGA